A genomic stretch from Neomonachus schauinslandi chromosome 16, ASM220157v2, whole genome shotgun sequence includes:
- the SIGLEC11 gene encoding sialic acid-binding Ig-like lectin 11 yields PGDPGAGNCSLSITDAQRGHGGNYYFHLDRGLTRHTYKSNRLTVHVRALTQTPDIRVKEPLESGCPSHLTCSVPGACDGSMPLTISWTGTALRAPGLDLEASNSSEILLTPRPQDHGTNLTCRVTFPRVGVSTQSTIMLNVSYAPQNLSISISRGNCTELKYPGNGSSLPVLEGESLLLVCAADSNPPATLSWAQGSRTLGPSQPWEPGVLELPRVELGHGSKFTCQAQNPLGSQHVSLHLSVVYPPRLLSPSCSWEGEGLHCSCSSRAHPAPTLRWRLGEGLLEGNHSNASWTITSSSAGPWANSSLSLSGPLGSGLRLSCEARNAHGKQSATVLLLPGKPELGGGFVLGAVGGAGVASLLSLCPCLIFFMVKICRKQALEPAAHGKDVACTLGPLSRGYQPEYPSGTPRPCLPPAVAAPTLEEDQELHYASLTFHELRPWKPQDPEGLSTTKYSEIKICK; encoded by the exons CCTGGAGACCCTGGGGCCGGCAACTGCTCCCTGAGCATCACGGATGCCCAGAGGGGACACGGTGGAAACTATTATTTTCACCTGGACAGAGGTCTCACGAGACACACATACAAGAGTAACAGGCTCACTGTGCATGTGAGAG cgCTGACACAGACCCCGGATATCCGGGTCAAGGAGCCCCTGGAGTCCGGCTGCCCCAGCCACCTGACATGCTCTGTGCCAGGGGCCTGTGATGGGTCGATGCCCCTCACCATCTCCTGGACAGGGACTGCCCTCAGAGCCCCGGGACTGGACTTGGAGGCCTCTAACTCCTCGGAGATCCTGCTCACACCCCGCCCGCAGGACCACGGCACCAACCTCACCTGTCGGGTGACCTTCCCCAGGGTTGGCGTGAGCACCCAAAGCACCATTATGCTCAACGTCTCCT ATGCCCCACAGAACCTGAGCATCAGCATCTCTCGAGGAAATTGCACAG aacTGAAATACCCGGGGAATGGCTCGTCTCTTCCAGTCCTTGAAGGGGAATCTCTGCTCCTGGTCTGTGCTGCTGATAGCAACCCTCCTGCCACACTGAGCTGGGCCCAGGGGAGCCGGACTCtgggcccctcccagccctgggagCCGGGGGTCCTGGAGCTGCCCCGAGTGGAGCTGGGCCATGGAAGCAAATTCACCTGCCAAGCTCAGAACCCGCTGGGCTCCCAGCACGTCTCCCTGCATCTCTCTGTGGTCT ACCCCCCGCGGCTGctcagcccctcctgctcctgggaGGGCGAGGGGCTGCACTGCAGCTGCTCCTCCCGAGCCCACCCGGCCCCCACCCTGCGCTggcggctgggggaggggctgctggaggggaacCACAGCAACGCCTCCTGGACTATCACCTCCAGCTCTGCGGGGCCCTGGGCCAacagctccctgagcctcagcggGCCGCTGGGCTCTGGCCTCAGACTCAGCTGCGAGGCCCGGAACGCCCACGGGAAACAGAGCGCCACGGTCCTGCTGCTGCCAG GGAAGCCTGAGCTTGGGGGAGGATTCGTTCTGGGGGCTGTCGGGGGTGCTGGTGTTGCCAGCCTGCTCAGTCTCTGTCCCTGCCTCATCTTTTTCAT GGTGAAGATCTGCAGGAAGCAGGCACTGGAGCCGGCAGCTCATGGGAAGGATGTCGCCTGCACGCTGGGTCCCCTCTCCCGG GGTTACCAGCCTGAGTATCCGTCAGGCACCCCCCgaccctgcctgcccccagccgTGGCCGCTCCCACCTTGGAGGAGGACCAGGAGCTCCATTACGCCTCCCTCACCTTCCACGAGCTGAGGCCCTGGAAGCCTCAGGACCCCGAGGGCCTCAGCACCACCAAGTATTCAGAGATCAAGATCTGCAAGTGA